In Lathyrus oleraceus cultivar Zhongwan6 chromosome 2, CAAS_Psat_ZW6_1.0, whole genome shotgun sequence, the DNA window AAGCCTGTCAAGATAAATCTCACGGTTAATGGGCGACCACTTTGGAAACTGATCCAAAATCCCGAATAACGCAAACCAAATCTCACAGATAGCTGATGTCAACCACAGTGGATATGCTATTTCATGGAATAGCTGGACACTAGGGAGAACCGACATATTAATATGCCTTTTGATAATCCCTTCTACTTCCTTGAACAATTGGTCACGATCCTCCCAACAGCAGACACACTAAAGTGTGTGTAGGAGATTGTAAGTTTAGAACCTTTCCTTCTGTATTTGTTTTATTCAAAGAACTTTCTAACAGTAGCTTGCTTTCTTATGTTCCAAACTTGACATGATAGTAACAGTTTCGTAGCATGGtctaattattattattgaacTGATGCACACTTTATTTTGCTTGTTTGGAGACAAAACCTGCAGATTTGAGGTATGCATCATGGACATGTTCAAAACCATTATGAGAAGGTAAATCATTTGGCTTGATCTCAGTATCTGATACCGAAGCTTCGGGCAAACCATGAACATCCGAAGACAAACTCATGGCATTTTCAGAAGTGCTTGAATGAACTTGCTGCGTGTTAACAGTTTCCAGATCAGTAGATCCATCCCAAGCACGGGATACATggtttttttgtgtgtgttgaATTGTTCCTAGAACACTgacttcaaattcaaattctcTATGATTCTTAGTGATTTTTCTTTTCACTGCAGCCTGACTACTATCTTTACATGTTGCCTTTATCCACCGCCAGATTATCAAGAGTATATTGTCTCATCGAATTCCATTTCCTTTCCACAAACTAGACAGTTGTCACTTCTCTCCATCCACTCATAGATGCAGCTAAGGTGAAAATGATGAGAGCATTTTGTCATTAACTTGGGATTCTCTTTAGTGTATTCTTCTAGGCAAGTTGGACAGATATCCTCTTCTTCCGATGATGACATGTAAACAAGCCCAACTCCAGGTGTGTATTTTGCTGATGAAAGTTCTTAATGCAGACTTAGAACGGTATATCTTCAATTCATCTTCTCGGGCACATTCATTCCATTTGTCTGCTGAGTTTAGAGGCTCTGCATCATATTGGTAAGGGCCTTGGAGGAGAACGGTACATGTCCGATAGAGAATTATCAAGTGAGGCTGCAGATGTCATGGATGTTGTTCCTTGAAGAGATGAAGAAATTGAAAGTTCTTCGCCTCTTCGGAATATTGATGCACACGCATTCAAAAGATTCTATACCAAGCAACTGAGAGACACGCCGTTCCTATACGCAGGATTATTTGGGTTCACATAATCTTCTACATCATCACAACTCAAACAACAGCAAACATAGCCCATTATTCCAACTAGCTTCTAATCTTTCCCACTCTTCAGCCAATCAATAGAAACTAAATGGTGTTACATGCATGTTTTTTTTGAGAAAAATAGTGTCCAACAACATCGCACCAACTATGTTTTCCATCCTTCATAAGTTCAGATACACTTGCAACATGGATAAGAACACCGTTTATCTTGCTCACCTGGAAGTGTGAAATTGAGAAGAGTATACAAAAgttttgaggtgaaagtttggaTTTTTCGGTGAGAATTGATATGAAACTGCGAAATTGAAGCGATACTGTATTTTGTTGTTGTTCTCTTTCTTTTTGTAGTCTTCCCATAATCTTCTCATTTCAGCCAACCGATGTGGAGGAAGCTCTTTGATGTCCACTGCCAAGTCTTCTTTTAGCAAGCCACCATTCCAATCATTAACATCTTTACCGATGGGCGAACTTTAATGTCTTCGTTTTGAACAAATGCAAAAACATGCTGACTCTCTGAAACTGACAGGGCATTGCTAAAAGCTGTTGTGTTATCAATTTTGTCCACCAACACCAACTCACttttatttgaaattttaatGAAAATGAACATTGGAATTGATTTTTTAATGTGAAGAACATTGGAATTGATTTAAAGAACATTGGAATTGGTCTTTAGTTAAAAGAGCAATGGAATTGATTTTTTCATTAAAAGAACATTGGAATTGGTCTTTAGTTAAAAGAGCAATGGAATTGATTTTTTTCATTAAAAGAACATTGGAATTGATTTTTGATGTGAACAGCCCTTGAAGCCTTCAAGGCAAATCCTTATCGAGGTCTGGAATCTGCTTAAACTTATCACTTGAGACTGATAATGATTCCCCAAAAGTTCCAAAGGGAAGTGTTATACGATTAACAACTCTCCATTCTTAGTATTCAAATCATACATGTAAAATGTTGAAGAGCCAACAAAGGCAACTACATAAATCACTTCAAGAGACTGAACAATATGGTTAACTTCAATGCTGTCACTGACAAGATCTTTCCTCCAGAGAATTTCACCGCCTATGCTAGAAATAGCATGGAGATGCCCTTTACAATAAACAAAAATCAAATCATCTTTGCCAGCTTTCAATTTTTTTTGGAATGTTTAATATCGACTTTGATTCCTTTGATCCCTGAAGGGAAGACTTTCCAATATCATCTGCCTATCAAGTAAGTTCCATGCTTTCAAAATACTTCCCCCAGAGGAAAGAGTAATGACGTATCTTCCAAGGGCAATGCCAATTCCATCAACAACATCATTGGTGCCAAGAACATGCCTCCAAAAAATCTCTCCAAGGCGAAAGTCGAGTGAGGCCACAATATTCTTTTCAATGGAAACTAACACACACTTGCGCCCAGTCTTTAAGCATGAACCACAACATGTTTTATCTCCCCAATATACTGTTGGTGCCAATTCATGAGAACAACTTGATCTTCGTAAATCGAATAAACAAGATTGGTTTAGCGATATAAAAATAAGAAAGGTGAGAGAAACCCTAATCATTGTGGTGATGGCGATTCGGCCGCACGGCAGGATTTGAAGAGTGAGCGAGTGAGCGGTTGGGAAAGGTTTTTAGGgccaaaatcagggtatgacacTGCCAACAACAACCAATCATCCGCTATCATCCTATCCTCAGCAAAAAGTACCAAGCAGACATTGGAGAAAGGTCCGCTTCCCGGTTGGGGCAAGGTCGTCAATGTGGCAAAAAAGCGTGACAGGTTTGGTATCGGTTATCATCCAGAAACACGCAGAGCAAGCCCGAAGAAAAAGCAATTCAACCCAGTCAAGTTCAGCAGTGCCGACCATCAAAATGAGAATACCGTGGCAGTTATTGGAGAGTCCAGTGGTAGAAAGCCAGGGGCACCCAATCTTGTTCGCAAATGTCCTCCAGGGTTCAAGCTTCCCAATTGGACGACCACCGTGGTTCCCATGGTGTACTCGGAAAAAAtgtaatgcattttgttttctccATCCCTCGTCCTCGCTCGAGACGAGAGGATAGCTTGTAAGGCCCCGcatgtttaaaagtattatgCGAATATATAAAAAGTACTTTTTGCATGCAAAACTTATGTTCCCTTTCCTTCAGTTATTTTCCGTTTTCACTAAAAACAACAAAATGGCAAaagatttctttttcttttttccacttttctaaaaaaagcatactaaaataagctcatcatATGCAGAGCCAATAAAACCATTGATTCCGACATGGCTAAAATCAATTGTAAATCTAGATTTCCAATCAACCGAGCTGAAGACgacagtgaggaagattgtgaattaccAGCTGAACTAGCACgactccttgagcacgaagagaaagAGATTCAGCCACACAAAGAGCCAGTGGATTTCATTAACTTGGGTTCTGAAACTAACAAAAAGGAGGTAAAAGTTGGGGCATCTCTTGCCGAACATGAACACTCCAAGTTGGTAGAATTATTGcgtgaatatgttgatgtcttcgcttggtcgtatcaagatatgccaggattAGACACCAGCATTATTGAACATCACCTGCCACTCAAGCCTGAATATCCTCCAGTCAAATAGAAACTCAGAAGGACTAAACCCGATATGGCactcaagatcaaggaagaggttaaGAAGCAGCTAGACACTGGCTTCTTAGCCATTTctgaatatccgcagtgggttgctaatatcgttccagttccgaagaaagatggtaaagtcagaatgtgtgtagactatcgAGACCTCAATAGAGAGAGCCCAAAGGATGACTTCCCTTTGCCTTATATTGATGTTTTGGTTGACAATATAACCCAATTCTCCGTCTTTTCTTTCACGGAAGGGTTCTTCGGGTACAATCAGATAAAGATGTCATCAGacgatatggagaagacaacttttatCACGCCTTGATGAACTTACTTCTACAAAGTCATGCCATTCGGCCTGAaaaatgcaggggcaacatatcaacaCGCCATGGTAAGCCTTTTCCACGACATGATCCATGAagaaatcgaggtttatgtggacgacatgattgccaaattCAGAACTAAAGAAGATCACTTGGTGAGCCTGAGGAAATTGTTTGTCAGACTCTGAAAGTTTAAACTGCGCCTGAATCCGGCTAAATGTACTTTTGGGGTCcgatccggtaaactcttgggtttcatagtcagtcaaaagggtattgaggttgataCCGACAAAGTTCGATCCATCCAAGAAATGCCAGCTCCCCGAACAGAACAAGAAGTCTGAGGCTTCCTTGGGTGACTCAATTACATctctagattcatatcccactTGACGGCTACCTGCGAACCGATATTCACATTACTGAGAAAAAACCAATCAATTGTGTGGAACAATGATTTCCAAGCGGAATTTGATAAAATGGAAAAGTACTTCCAAGAACCACCAATCTCGATACCACCAGTTCCTGGTAGGCCCCTCATTATGTACCTCACGGTACTCGATGAATACATGGGTTGCGTTTTGGTTCAACACGACAACACAGGCAAGAAAGAACATGATATCTACTGTCTCAACAAGAAATTCACTAAGTGTGAGACTCGATACTCACTtttagagaaaacttgttgtgctttgacTTGGGATGCTCGACGCCTGAGGCAATATATGATTTGTCACACTACTCtattgatatccaagatggaCCCGATAAAAGGGAGTGTTCTATCTGACTACCTCGCACACCTGCCTGTCGAAGGTTATCAACCGTTATggtttgactttccagatgaggacatcatgtttaTCAGAGACTTCACTATGCTAGGCTTCAAGGTAAGCCCTGAGGAAGGTCGCGAATCAGGATCGTGATGGACACTCGTGTTCTACGGTGCTTCCAATGCTTGAGGCCATGGTATAGGTGTTGTTATCACTTATCCAACAGGTTTCCACCTTCCGTTTACCGATAGATTGTTTTTGATTGCAccaataatatggcagaatatgaggcATGTATCTATGATTTAGAGGCGACACTCGACTTGAGGATCAAGATTCTTGAGGTATTTGgtgattcagctctggtaatcagtCAAGTGAAAGGATATTGGGAGACTCGGGGCAAGTTGATACCTTATAAAGAGCACATCAGAAAACTGGTACCCTATTTTGGTGAAATCTCTTTTCATCATATTTCTAGGGAGGAAAATCAGTTAGCGGACGCTCTAGCCACGTTGgcatctatgttcaaagtcaaatggaagaatgaagcaccatcCATCCAGATTGACCACTTAGATGAACCAACACATTGTCTAGCAATTGAGGCCGATCCTGACGATaagccttggttctatgacataaAAACATTTCTGGAGAAACATCAATATCCCGAGGGTATATCCATTACCGATAAGAAAGCTCTGAGAAGACTCTCTTCCAAGTTCTTCCTAAATGGTGATGTATTATACAAAAGGAATTATGATTCTGtactgctcagatgcgtggatagacacaaagctAGTACAATCATAAAGTCCATACACGAAGGCTGTAAGGGTGTACATGCAAAGGGTCCTgctatggccaagaagatccttcgggctggttattattggacACTAATGGAGGTTGATTGCTACAATTTTGTGAAAAgatgccataagtgtcagataTATGGTGACAAGATCTTTGTGCCACCAACTCCATTGAATGTTTTGACTTCTCCATAGCCTTTTTCTATGTGGcgcatcgatatgattgggatgatagagcctaaagcttccaatggacatcgatTCATCCTAGTCGCCATCGattacttcacgaaatgggtcgAAGTTGCTTTGTATGTTAATGTCACTTGACAAGTGGTTACCCgatttatcaagaaagagataataTGCCGCTATGGGGTACCTAGCAAGATCATCATTGACAACGCCAGTAACCTAAACAACAAtatgatgaaggagttatgtgaagaatttaagatcgagcaccacGACTCTTCACCATACCGGCCCAAGATGAACGGCATTGTAGaagcagctaacaagaatatcaagagaatcaTCCAAAAGATAGTCAAGACATACAAGGAATGGCAcgagatgttaccctttgctctgcAAGGTTATAGAACCTCAGTCCGCACATCCATTGGGGAAACTCCATAttcattggtatatgggatggaggtCGTCCTACCGATTGAAGTCGATATTCCTTCACTCAGAGTCATCATGGATGCTGATCTTGATGAAGTTGAATGGGTTCAATCACGGTATGAACAACTGAATCTGATAGAAGAAAAGCGTTTGACAGTCGTCTGTCATGGTCAGCTATACCAAAGATGTATCAAACgagcttttgacaagaaggtccTTCCCCGTGAGTACCGCGCTTGAGAACTCGTGCTCAAAAGGTATTTTGCCATTCATTCAGACCCgcgaggcaaatggactcccaactatgagggACCTTTCGTTGTAAAAAAGGCCTTCTCAGGTGGGTCTCTAATCCTCAtaacaatggatggggaggattttCTCTCCCAagtgaatgcagacatagtcaaaaaatattatgcctaaaaagaaatgatgaAAGCGTGTTAGATTAATCTCCGCAAGGTTGATCTAGGAAAAATTGGCTATCCCGATGGACCCAAAAATGaattgtccatgcaaaagttagggaacaCATATgaagctcgctaagtcgaaaatACAAAAtggcgacttaggcaaaaaggagcatcCCGATGGACGAAAAGAATTGAAATGTCTAGGCAgaagttagggataaaggcattgcCTATGATCCTTGAGCCTATATGCTACAAGCTAGATATTAGACGGTCTAGGACCAATCCAATCATCGTCAGCCGAAACAAGGTCTCGGGGTTCAGATTCTATGGTAGACTAAGGCCAATGATGTAATCAATGGAGAAAAATATACAAAAatatttcccattgccatttaagttatttttcaatttttgcaacATCCTCATTAAGGATGTCTGCATCCTTGTACTCACCATATGTACAAATTTCATATCAATAAAATTCAGTTGTTCCAGCAAACATTTTCTTCTGTGTTTTGTATGCAAAATAATTTACTTGTCTTACTCACATAATGCTTTAAAATTTCAGGGAATAATAAAAAGTTATACTAAAGAGAAACATTTTGCATTACTGTTAAAACCCGATAAACTTGAAAGATGACCGGTGACTCAAAAATGGTTTTACTTGAACGCCTGTGACAGCCAATCAGCTGGGATGCCACGTTGGTTCCAGCATTTCAATGCTCCTCAACAGGCAAAGATTCCTTGACAGCAGTGTTGGCATTATCTAAGTTTCTTGACAACTATCTTCCAATCTTCGATGACGAGTCGAAGTTCCCATCGTAATAAAAAACTCACCCCCATAAATGAAAaataagtgtaagaccccaattttgaccctaagatccctcatgcaatttcatcataagcattagaatttggatcataccttggcatcttccttacccctctttcattgggtttgttttgggagagatcaccaagcaccattcAATTGTATCATgcttgtatattatcattttactaaccaaaatacaaaaaatgtccttgcatttgcctaactcttttgtaggtaaggcatgatcccattgatttatcaagttcatatctagggtgtgagaccctcatgacaaagagcacaaccatgaattgatccagaatggttatgagcatcatatatgagttccattgattcctacatgttatattgatcaagttttcttcaagattttgagggtgatttgccttggaaaccctagtttgactgggtatcttgagtaacttctccaacaagctatctcaccaattgatcaaatttctcaaggtacacttcaaaattcatcatcttatgcatatatgatctaccatgagccaagaaagtccaaataattgaaggttagcaagttggttgatggtgcttggccagatgaattcatctgatcaaaactgggtctccctagaccctatctcctacaattatcaccatatgaaaatgattccaagataaatgttactctaaaggacattccaaacaactttcatgttgatacctagagctatttttgcttggaaaatcattttctatgctgaaacattataggtcattttgtttaaaccctaatttgaaagtcaacttcccaaggccataaatttctcattttttatgagatgaaatatttccaagttgcacaatcaaattaaaggtgtctaattcaactttgatgtttggagtgagagcaaattcaacttttttgagcatgtgatatgaggttacattatatgtcacttttgacctataccattgaacaagtgatttttccacATTTCAAAAATGCctaactctatcattataaatccaaatgacatgaaattggtgaccattttgaaggtctttgaaagagctacaactttgatgaagacacgtatattttgaagctcacataaaaagttaagcaaggtggaatattgagatatatgacttgacacttagaaatattttcaacatgttgaaatttccaaacttccacctcaaaattattcatgttccaagatccaaatgaaaaagtgttgaacatgaaagttgttcctcttgatctaaactttccaaaaagtccaatttcatccattttggaaAAGATTTGTTAGGGCTGCGCATGGCTggaacattgcatcatcatttggcaaag includes these proteins:
- the LOC127123138 gene encoding uncharacterized protein LOC127123138; this encodes MAEYEACIYDLEATLDLRIKILEVFGDSALVISQVKGYWETRGKLIPYKEHIRKLVPYFGEISFHHISREENQLADALATLASMFKVKWKNEAPSIQIDHLDEPTHCLAIEADPDDKPWFYDIKTFLEKHQYPEGISITDKKALRRLSSKFFLNGDVLYKRNYDSVLLRCVDRHKASTIIKSIHEGCKGVHAKGPAMAKKILRAGYYWTLMEVDCYNFVKRCHKCQIYGDKIFVPPTPLNVLTSP